One genomic window of Cottoperca gobio chromosome 10, fCotGob3.1, whole genome shotgun sequence includes the following:
- the LOC115014568 gene encoding ras-GEF domain-containing family member 1C-like, with protein sequence MPQTAFSGTMFTTPSGFSPHLACAEPGEEEEAPQEGPEPGACLADGPPITSASLDTLIQNLVPTADYYPEKAYVFTFLLSARLFIPPPELLSRVCELCIKQQQLDQSPLDTAKVRKFGPKILQLLTEWTETFPSDFRDEKMVGHFKDIIHRIAPCDEAYWKTLNQVLQKLSQRLAQLSQGEERIVKVSLNASSISDKLVAFKTKPPPIQKDMLSICNDPYTLAQQLTHVELEHLSHIGPEEFVQAFVQKDPLDGPQPCFSDQKKKTSNLEAYVRWFNRLCYLVATEICMPAKKKQRAQVIEFFIDVARECFNIGNFNSLMAIISGMNMSPVSRLKKTWGKAKTAKFFILEHQMDPTGNFYNYRTALRGAAHRSRTANSNRERIVIPFFSLLIKDIYFLNEGCANRLPNGYVNFEKFVELARQVGEFMTWKKVECPFEQDRAILHYLHTAPIFSEDGLYLASYESESPENQVEKDRWKALRSNVLGKT encoded by the exons ATGCCCCAGACTGCGTTCTCAGGCACCATGTTCACCACTCCCAGTGGCTTCAGTCCCCATCTGGCCTGTGCTGAGCctggggaagaggaggaggcccCACAGGAGGGCCCGGAGCCCGGTGCTTGCCTGGCCGATGGGCCACCGATCACCTCCGCCTCCCTGGACACCCTGATCCAAAACCTGGTGCCCACTGCTGATTACTACCCCGAG AAAGCCTATGTGTTTACCTTCTTGCTGAGCGCTCGTCTGTTCATCCCTCCTCCGGAGCTGCTGTCCAGGGTGTGTGAGCTGTgcatcaaacagcagcagctggatCAGAGCCCACTCGATACG GCAAAAGTGCGCAAGTTTGGTCCCAAgatcctgcagctgctgacagAGTGGACAGAGACGTTCCCGTCTGACTTCAGGGACGAGAAGATGGTCGGCCACTTTAAAGACATCATCCACAGGATCGCTCCGTGTGATGAG gcGTACTGGAAAACACTGAACCAGGTGCTGCAGAAGCTCAGCCAGCGACTGGCCCAGCTGAGCCAGGGGGAAGAGAGGATCGTCAAGGTCTCCCTCAACGCCTCCTCCATCTCTGACAAGCTGGTGGCCTTCAAAACCAAGCCTCCGCCCATCCAGAAGGACATGCTCTCCATCTGCAACGACCCGTACACACTGGCACAGCAGCTCACCCACGTGGAGCtg gaaCATTTGAGTCACATTGGGCCGGAGGAGTTTGTCCAAGCCTTTGTTCAGAAAGACCCGCTAGATGGACCCCAG CCATGCTTCAGtgaccagaagaagaaaacctcCAACCTTGAAGCTTATGTCAGGTGGTTCAACAGACTGTGCTACCTGGTGGCCACTGAGATCTGCATG CCAgcgaagaagaagcagagggcCCAGGTGATTGAGTTCTTCATCGATGTTGCCAGGGAGTGTTTCAACATAGGAAACTTCAACTCCCTCATGGCCATCATCT CCGGCATGAACATGAGTCCTGTGTCACGGCTGAAGAAGACTTGGGGAAAAGCCAAGACTGCGAAATTCTTCATTCTTGAG CACCAGATGGATCCTACGGGAAACTTTTACAACTACAGGACAGCTCTGAGGGGGGCCGCCCATCGATCTCGGACTGCCAACAGCAACAGAGAAAGG ATTGTCATTCCCTTCTTCAGTCTGCTGATCAAAGACATTTACTTCCTGAATGAAGGGTGTGCCAATCGGCTGCCCAACGGCTACGTCAACTTTGAG AAATTTGTGGAGTTGGCACGGCAGGTCGGGGAGTTCATGACATGGAAAAAGGTGGAGTGTCCATTTGAGCAGGATCGGGCCATCCTACACTACCTCCACACTGCTCCCATCTTCAGCGAGGACG GACTCTACCTTGCATCCTATGAGAGTGAGAGTCCGGAGAACCAGGTAGAGAAGGACAGATGGAAAGCACTCAG GTCTAACGTTCTGGGAAAGACATGA
- the tmem126a gene encoding transmembrane protein 126A has protein sequence MSENIQKGSVSGNGLSKAVIADMLSKNFDKLPDIDQKLFVYGPLYLGGNGGLAGLISNSLYRRALNVTQARITSSLPMAVLPFLTTYALYTATVSSPLMSGDLNCPTCVIVRGALVGVVGAGLYPILLALPVNIGLAVRYSTSPMPEKGNPLQHWVDLSRPVLRKMRAVLLLQVVFGAYMSSRHFDTYTKLAQITFAPSEEELKD, from the coding sequence ATGTCGGAAAATATCCAGAAGGGCAGCGTCTCTGGAAATGGCCTATCAAAAGCCGTGATTGCTGACATGCTGTCGAAGAATTTCGATAAATTGCCTGACATTGATCAAAAACTCTTCGTCTACGGACCCCTTTATCTGGGGGGAAACGGTGGCCTTGCAGGACTGATATCCAACAGCTTGTACCGCAGAGCTCTGAATGTCACACAGGCCCGCATCACCTCCAGCCTGCCGATGGCCGTGCTGCCCTTCCTCACAACATATGCACTTTACACCGCAACAGTGTCCAGCCCCCTCATGTCCGGTGACCTCAACTGTCCTACCTGTGTTATAGTGCGAGGTGCACTTGTTGGTGTGGTCGGTGCTGGGTTGTACCCCATCCTCCTGGCTTTACCTGTGAATATTGGGCTTGCTGTCAGGTACAGCACATCACCGATGCCAGAGAAGGGCAATCCGCTCCAGCACTGGGTGGATCTCTCCAGACCGGTCCTGAGGAAAATGAGAGCTGTACTGTTGCTTCAGGTTGTCTTTGGCGCCTACATGAGCTCCAGGCACTTTGATACGTACACCAAACTGGCTCAGATAACATTTGCCCCAAGTGAAGAGGAACTCAAGGACTAA